The following proteins are co-located in the Manihot esculenta cultivar AM560-2 chromosome 9, M.esculenta_v8, whole genome shotgun sequence genome:
- the LOC110623804 gene encoding metal tolerance protein C2 isoform X1, translated as MEKTNSFKYQTQETNSQHPWTGDFGFGANDRRYTYWRQSSFHQQSGEPHTPISVISDDTARPLLSRTVSSIDVPPEIFSDDYERESTYEEAKDSMKEKKTLSVLYSVISIFRVARSGNRQMKRLFMMISLNVAYSTAELGIGLFTGRVGLVSDAFHLTFGCGLLTFSLFAMAASRGKPDRVYTYGYKRLEVLAAFTNALFLLFMSFSLAVEALHAFIQEESEHKHYLIVSAVTNLFVNLIGVWYFRNYARVNLVYRKAEDMNYHSVCLHVLADSIRSAGLILASWFLSLGVENAEVLCLGLVSVAVFMLVMPLFKSTAGVLLQMAPPSIHSSALNKCLRQVTAREDVSEVSQARFWELVPGHVVGSLSVQVKKGMDDRPTLQFLHGLYHDLGIQDLTVQTNYDD; from the exons ATGGAGAAGACCAATTCGTTTAAGTATCAGACGCAAGAAACCAATTCGCAGCATCCATGGACTGGAGATTTTGGATTCGGTGCAAATGATCGTAGGTACACTTATTGGCGGCAGTCTTCATTTCATCAGCAATCTGGAGAGCCACACACTCCGATTTCTGTTATTTCGGATGATACGGCAAGGCCTCTGCTTTCGCGCACTGTTTCGAGTATAGACGTCCCGCCGGAGATTTTCTCCGACGACTACGAAAGGGAAAGCACTTACGAGGAGGCAAAAGACTCCATGAAAGAGAAGAAGACATTATCAGTTTTGTATTCGGTGATATCGATATTTAGAGTTGCAAGGTCCGGGAATAGGCAAATGAAGAGGCTTTTTATGATGATTTCGCTCAATGTTGCGTATTCTACTGCGGAATTGGGAATTGGGCTCTTCACGGGGCGTGTTG GTTTGGTATCTGATGCATTTCATCTGACATTTGGTTGTGGTCTCTTAACGTTTTCTTTATTTGCCATGGCTGCTTCTCGGGGAAAGCCTGATCGTGTGTACACTTACGG GTACAAAAGGCTTGAAGTTTTGGCTGCTTTCACTAATGCT CTGTTTCTTTTGTTCATGTCTTTTTCATTAGCAGTGGAGGCACTTCATGCATTCATACAAGAAGAATCTGAGCACAA GCATTATTTGATTGTTTCAGCAGTTACAAATTTATTCGTAAATCTTATTGGTGTTTGGTACTTCAGGAACTATGCTCGTGTTAATCTTG TCTACAGAAAAGCAGAAGATATGAATTACCACTCAGTTTGCTTGCATGTCCTTGCTGATTCCATTCGTAG TGCAGGTTTGATATTGGCATCCTGGTTTCTGTCCCTCGG GGTTGAGAATGCTGAAGTCTTATGTTTGGGACTAGTTTCAGTTGCAGTTTTTATGCTTGTCATGCCACTCTTTAAATCTACTGCTGGCGTCTTACTTCAAATGGCTCCACCTAGCATTCATTCTTCAGCATTGAACAAATGCCTAAGACAG GTTACTGCTCGTGAAGATGTTAGTGAAGTGTCTCAAGCTCGTTTCTGGGAATTGGTGCCTGGTCATGTTGTTGGTTCACTTTCAGTTCAG GTGAAGAAAGGGATGGATGATCGACCAACATTGCAGTTTTTGCATGGTTTATATCATGATTTGGGCATACAGGATCTTACAGTGCAGACTAATTATGATGATTAA
- the LOC110622417 gene encoding probable L-type lectin-domain containing receptor kinase S.5, giving the protein MLFCVAAKFLAVAILLGFRLARVDCLNFNFTEFNPSSRDQLILSGNSNLFWGAIQVTPDADGAPKTNKSGRTIYGKPFRLWKKKGFNSSFNTTFVLNIQNQTYPGGEGVAFILTGSSDVDINADGQWLGIVEPQMNNSAQAQTVGIEFDTRKSYEEDLDDNHVGLDINTVYSRVQFSLTNLGVNLSSGTNISVRVRYDGELKNLTVFLEDMKIPVFSAIIDLSLYLPEKVYVGFSGSTSNYTQLNCVRSWAFNSNDKDDKNLFWVWIVVPVLGLALLVGVAFSVYWKKKIDREKIEDSYPSIEELIQGSSTAPRKFKLKHLRKATGNFSHKNKLGKGGFGTVYKGLMGDKLVAVKKVSKKSTQGKTEFIAEVTTIGKLHHRNLVKLIGWCYERREFILVYEYLPNGSLDRFIFCDDKSSMEESTISWETRLSVVTGSAQALDYLHNGCEERILHRDIKSSNIMLDSEFNPKLGDFGLARTIKLSDQTHHSTKELAGTPGYMAPESILTGRFTIETDVYAFGILVLEVACGRKPGSQNHQDDYSCNIVNWVWDLHRKGRIINAADPRLNGDFATEDMERVLILGLACCHPNPHKRPSMKIVLQVLKGEATAPSVPSERPVFMWPPLPPSFKELDISLGQLAPFSELSAR; this is encoded by the coding sequence ATGCTCTTCTGTGTTGCTGCCAAGTTCTTAGCAGTAGCAATCCTTCTTGGGTTTCGTCTTGCTCGAGTTGATTGCTTGAATTTTAACTTTACAGAATTCAACCCATCATCAAGAGACCAACTCATTCTGAGTGGTAATTCAAATTTGTTTTGGGGAGCCATCCAAGTTACACCAGATGCTGATGGAGCCCCTAAAACTAACAAATCAGGCCGCACAATCTACGGAAAGCCATTCAGACTCTGGAAGAAGAAAGGCTTCAACTCATCTTTTAATACCACCTTCGTGCTCAATATTCAAAATCAGACATACCCAGGAGGAGAAGGCGTGGCCTTTATATTAACAGGATCGTCCGACGTCGACATTAACGCCGACGGACAGTGGCTTGGTATAGTAGAGCCGCAGATGAACAATTCCGCTCAAGCTCAGACAGTGGGGATAGAGTTTGACACTAGGAAAAGCTACGAAGAAGATCTTGATGACAACCATGTCGGCTTGGATATAAACACTGTCTACTCTCGCGTACAATTCTCATTAACTAATCTTGGTGTTAATCTTTCCAGTGGTACGAACATTAGCGTACGTGTCCGATACGATGGTGAACTAAAAAATCTGACCGTCTTCCTCGAGGACATGAAGATTCCAGTGTTCTCTGCGATCATCGATCTCTCACTCTATCTTCCAGAGAAAGTTTACGTGGGATTTTCAGGCTCAACAAGCAATTACACTCAGCTCAACTGCGTGAGATCATGGGCGTTCAACAGTAATGATAAAGATGACAAGAATCTTTTCTGGGTTTGGATTGTGGTTCCAGTCCTAGGATTGGCCTTGCTGGTTGGTGTCGCCTTCTCTGTTTACTGGAAGAAGAAAATAGACAGAGAGAAAATAGAGGATTCTTATCCCAGCATAGAAGAATTAATCCAAGGCTCCTCCACTGCTCCCCGGAAGTTCAAACTGAAACATCTTCGGAAAGCAACCGGCAACTTCAGCCACAAGAACAAGCTTGGCAAAGGCGGCTTTGGAACTGTCTACAAAGGGCTCATGGGAGACAAGCTGGTCGCTGTCAAGAAAGTTTCCAAGAAATCAACTCAAGGCAAGACAGAATTCATAGCAGAAGTCACCACAATTGGCAAGCTTCATCACAGAAATCTCGTCAAGTTAATCGGATGGTGCTATGAAAGACGCGAATTCATCCTTGTTTACGAGTACTTGCCTAATGGAAGCCTAGACAGATTCATTTTCTGTGATGACAAGTCCAGCATGGAGGAATCTACGATAAGCTGGGAGACAAGGCTCAGCGTAGTAACTGGCTCAGCACAGGCGTTGGATTATCTGCACAACGGCTGCGAGGAGAGGATACTTCACCGAGACATCAAATCCAGCAACATAATGTTAGATTCTGAGTTCAATCCCAAGCTGGGTGATTTTGGACTTGCTCGTACCATTAAACTCAGTGATCAAACTCATCACTCGACGAAAGAACTTGCAGGAACACCAGGCTATATGGCTCCAGAGAGTATTCTCACAGGAAGATTTACAATTGAaacagatgtttatgccttcgGGATCCTTGTCCTGGAAGTTGCCTGTGGAAGGAAACCTGGGAGTCAAAATCATCAGGATGATTATAGCTGCAACATCGTGAATTGGGTATGGGACCTCCATAGAAAAGGAAGGATAATCAACGCCGCAGATCCCAGATTGAATGGAGACTTTGCAACAGAAGATATGGAGCGAGTCCTTATTCTGGGATTGGCATGTTGCCACCCGAATCCACACAAGAGGCCGTCGATGAAAAttgttttgcaggttctgaaaggGGAAGCAACAGCGCCATCAGTGCCCAGTGAAAGGCCTGTTTTTATGTGGCCCCCGTTGCCTCCATCTTTCAAAGAGCTCGATATCTCTCTTGGCCAACTCGCTCCATTTTCAGAACTCAGTGCAAGATAA
- the LOC110623804 gene encoding metal tolerance protein C2 isoform X3 yields the protein MEKTNSFKYQTQETNSQHPWTGDFGFGANDRRYTYWRQSSFHQQSGEPHTPISVISDDTARPLLSRTVSSIDVPPEIFSDDYERESTYEEAKDSMKEKKTLSVLYSVISIFRVARSGNRQMKRLFMMISLNVAYSTAELGIGLFTGRVGLVSDAFHLTFGCGLLTFSLFAMAASRGKPDRVYTYGYKRLEVLAAFTNALFLLFMSFSLAVEALHAFIQEESEHKHYLIVSAVTNLFVNLIGVWYFRNYARVNLVYRKAEDMNYHSVCLHVLADSIRSAGLILASWFLSLGVENAEVLCLGLVSVAVFMLVMPLFKSTAGVLLQMAPPSIHSSALNKCLRQVRCKLLLVKMLVKCLKLVSGNWCLVMLLVHFQFR from the exons ATGGAGAAGACCAATTCGTTTAAGTATCAGACGCAAGAAACCAATTCGCAGCATCCATGGACTGGAGATTTTGGATTCGGTGCAAATGATCGTAGGTACACTTATTGGCGGCAGTCTTCATTTCATCAGCAATCTGGAGAGCCACACACTCCGATTTCTGTTATTTCGGATGATACGGCAAGGCCTCTGCTTTCGCGCACTGTTTCGAGTATAGACGTCCCGCCGGAGATTTTCTCCGACGACTACGAAAGGGAAAGCACTTACGAGGAGGCAAAAGACTCCATGAAAGAGAAGAAGACATTATCAGTTTTGTATTCGGTGATATCGATATTTAGAGTTGCAAGGTCCGGGAATAGGCAAATGAAGAGGCTTTTTATGATGATTTCGCTCAATGTTGCGTATTCTACTGCGGAATTGGGAATTGGGCTCTTCACGGGGCGTGTTG GTTTGGTATCTGATGCATTTCATCTGACATTTGGTTGTGGTCTCTTAACGTTTTCTTTATTTGCCATGGCTGCTTCTCGGGGAAAGCCTGATCGTGTGTACACTTACGG GTACAAAAGGCTTGAAGTTTTGGCTGCTTTCACTAATGCT CTGTTTCTTTTGTTCATGTCTTTTTCATTAGCAGTGGAGGCACTTCATGCATTCATACAAGAAGAATCTGAGCACAA GCATTATTTGATTGTTTCAGCAGTTACAAATTTATTCGTAAATCTTATTGGTGTTTGGTACTTCAGGAACTATGCTCGTGTTAATCTTG TCTACAGAAAAGCAGAAGATATGAATTACCACTCAGTTTGCTTGCATGTCCTTGCTGATTCCATTCGTAG TGCAGGTTTGATATTGGCATCCTGGTTTCTGTCCCTCGG GGTTGAGAATGCTGAAGTCTTATGTTTGGGACTAGTTTCAGTTGCAGTTTTTATGCTTGTCATGCCACTCTTTAAATCTACTGCTGGCGTCTTACTTCAAATGGCTCCACCTAGCATTCATTCTTCAGCATTGAACAAATGCCTAAGACAGGTGAGATGCAA GTTACTGCTCGTGAAGATGTTAGTGAAGTGTCTCAAGCTCGTTTCTGGGAATTGGTGCCTGGTCATGTTGTTGGTTCACTTTCAGTTCAG GTGA
- the LOC110622303 gene encoding ribosomal protein S10, mitochondrial, translating into MLALRRASNPLKVFSNYLEANSGSICSEFSLVGRSISSQASAKSGESENAYFSLPGSSKIGLPESRVLYTVLRSPHIDKKSREQFFMEIKKTFMVMKTESNELRKKLFWLKRQRLFGAQYEIILSCKTTLDKGKLQKLLQ; encoded by the exons ATGTTGGCTCTTCGTCGAGCTTCCAATCCTCTCAA GGTATTTTCTAATTATCTAGAAGCCAATTCtggaagtatttgttcagagTTCTCTCTGGTGGGGAGAAGCATTTCTTCACAAGCTAGTGCAAAAAGTGGTGAATCAGAAAATGCCTATTTTTCTCTTCCAGGTTCGTCAAAGATTGGATTGCCTGAATCACGAGTCTTGTATACTGTGTTAAGATCACCCCATATTGATAAGAAGTCCAGAGAACAATTTTTCATGGAAATTAAGAAAACATTTATGGTCATGAAAACAGAATCAAATGAATTGCGCAAGAAGTTGTTTTGGTTAAAACGCCAACGTTTATTTGGAGCTCAATATGAAATCATACTTTCTTGCAAGACCACTTTGGACAAGGGAAAACTCCAAAAATTACTACAATGA
- the LOC110623804 gene encoding metal tolerance protein C2 isoform X2, whose translation MEKTNSFKYQTQETNSQHPWTGDFGFGANDRRYTYWRQSSFHQQSGEPHTPISVISDDTARPLLSRTVSSIDVPPEIFSDDYERESTYEEAKDSMKEKKTLSVLYSVISIFRVARSGNRQMKRLFMMISLNVAYSTAELGIGLFTGRVGLVSDAFHLTFGCGLLTFSLFAMAASRGKPDRVYTYGYKRLEVLAAFTNALFLLFMSFSLAVEALHAFIQEESEHKHYLIVSAVTNLFVNLIGVWYFRNYARVNLVYRKAEDMNYHSVCLHVLADSIRLILASWFLSLGVENAEVLCLGLVSVAVFMLVMPLFKSTAGVLLQMAPPSIHSSALNKCLRQVTAREDVSEVSQARFWELVPGHVVGSLSVQVKKGMDDRPTLQFLHGLYHDLGIQDLTVQTNYDD comes from the exons ATGGAGAAGACCAATTCGTTTAAGTATCAGACGCAAGAAACCAATTCGCAGCATCCATGGACTGGAGATTTTGGATTCGGTGCAAATGATCGTAGGTACACTTATTGGCGGCAGTCTTCATTTCATCAGCAATCTGGAGAGCCACACACTCCGATTTCTGTTATTTCGGATGATACGGCAAGGCCTCTGCTTTCGCGCACTGTTTCGAGTATAGACGTCCCGCCGGAGATTTTCTCCGACGACTACGAAAGGGAAAGCACTTACGAGGAGGCAAAAGACTCCATGAAAGAGAAGAAGACATTATCAGTTTTGTATTCGGTGATATCGATATTTAGAGTTGCAAGGTCCGGGAATAGGCAAATGAAGAGGCTTTTTATGATGATTTCGCTCAATGTTGCGTATTCTACTGCGGAATTGGGAATTGGGCTCTTCACGGGGCGTGTTG GTTTGGTATCTGATGCATTTCATCTGACATTTGGTTGTGGTCTCTTAACGTTTTCTTTATTTGCCATGGCTGCTTCTCGGGGAAAGCCTGATCGTGTGTACACTTACGG GTACAAAAGGCTTGAAGTTTTGGCTGCTTTCACTAATGCT CTGTTTCTTTTGTTCATGTCTTTTTCATTAGCAGTGGAGGCACTTCATGCATTCATACAAGAAGAATCTGAGCACAA GCATTATTTGATTGTTTCAGCAGTTACAAATTTATTCGTAAATCTTATTGGTGTTTGGTACTTCAGGAACTATGCTCGTGTTAATCTTG TCTACAGAAAAGCAGAAGATATGAATTACCACTCAGTTTGCTTGCATGTCCTTGCTGATTCCATTC GTTTGATATTGGCATCCTGGTTTCTGTCCCTCGG GGTTGAGAATGCTGAAGTCTTATGTTTGGGACTAGTTTCAGTTGCAGTTTTTATGCTTGTCATGCCACTCTTTAAATCTACTGCTGGCGTCTTACTTCAAATGGCTCCACCTAGCATTCATTCTTCAGCATTGAACAAATGCCTAAGACAG GTTACTGCTCGTGAAGATGTTAGTGAAGTGTCTCAAGCTCGTTTCTGGGAATTGGTGCCTGGTCATGTTGTTGGTTCACTTTCAGTTCAG GTGAAGAAAGGGATGGATGATCGACCAACATTGCAGTTTTTGCATGGTTTATATCATGATTTGGGCATACAGGATCTTACAGTGCAGACTAATTATGATGATTAA
- the LOC110622722 gene encoding uncharacterized protein LOC110622722 — translation MELAENHAFNHFSHRHPLENSTTSASTIDNTTCYGCNLRILSGKDQYNCKACSFSLHRICSNMPRKTRHPAHPDHYLTLLISPPSSNTTFKCKACGHLISGFYYNCAECGIYYHILCSALPLSIAISSHPHTLKIKFSPPYVFYCDLCDKPSHVGWLYRCRFCEFDAHISCAISQRRSQPVPLPNTLTRQIIYSSASIMETSRLIDYGIESDELMQLVVQGVARGNDVAVAGWDERLRSPQEKLEIGRFQLNQTETQMSRTGTSNKDPSGSVSEDLTIPSYQFSDQCFSIDLQKSCSSVDLRSQTRKEASHQDAKVVPEVETRISSDKMTMLNSKNSGNKPVFNPLYKAPEDWLNEASLLEGSNRYDGMKLGQKEENGKTNGYGGSRPPAGIKEDGVKSGSWSCLRWWTRHEKCSKSFKNGGL, via the exons ATGGAACTAGCAGAGAACCATGCATTCAACCATTTCAGCCATCGCCATCCTCTGGAAAATTCCACAACCTCAGCTTCCACGATAGACAACACAACCTGCTACGGCTGCAATCTCAGAATATTGTCCGGCAAGGACCAGTACAATTGTAAAGCTTGCTCCTTTTCCTTACATCGGATATGTTCTAACATGCCCAGAAAAACTCGTCACCCTGCTCATCCAGATCACTATTTAACCCTCTTGATTTCGCCTCCATCTTCTAATACCACCTTTAAGTGTAAGGCTTGTGGACATCTTATCTCAGGATTCTACTACAACTGTGCTGAATGTGGCATTTACTATCATATCTTATGCTCAGCGCTGCCTCTCTCGATTGCAATCTCTTCCCATCCTCACACGCTCAAGATAAAATTCTCGCCGCCATACGTTTTCTACTGTGATCTATGTGATAAACCAAGTCATGTAGGGTGGCTTTACAGGTGTCGGTTCTGTGAGTTTGATGCTCATATTTCTTGTGCCATCTCCCAACGAAGATCTCAACCTGTGCCCTTGCCTAACACTTTAACAAGGCAGATTATATACTCTTCAGCGTCCATAATGGAGACCAGTCGACTGATAGATTATGGAATTGAGAGTGATGAACTGATGCAATTAGTAGTGCAGGGAGTTGCAAGAGGCAATGATGTTGCAGTGGCAGGATGGGATGAGAGATTGCGAAGCCCACAAGAGAAGCTTGAGATTGGAAGATTTCAGTTGAATCAAACAGAAACACAAATGTCTAGAACTGGTACAAGTAATAAAGATCCATCAGGCTCAGTTTCTGAAGACCTGACAATCCCAAGTTACCAGTTCAGTGACCAATGCTTTTCAATAGATTTGCAGAAATCTTGTTCAAGTGTAGACCTTAGAAGCCAGACCAGGAAGGAAGCTAGTCATCAAGATGCTAAAGTTGTTCCTGAAGTTGAAACAAGGATTAGCAGTGATAAAATGACAATGCTTAATAGTAAGAATTCAGGTAACAAACCAGTTTTCAATCCCCTTTACAAGGCTCCAGAAGATTGGCTAAACGAAGCATCATTGCTTGAAGGTTCCAATCGTTATGATGGGATGAAATTAggacaaaaagaagaaaatggaaaaacaaATGGATATGGAGGCAGCAGGCCGCCAGCTGGGATTAAAGAAGATGGTGTTAAATCA GGCAGCTGGAGTTGCTTACGTTGGTGGACCAGACATGAGAAATGTTCTAAAAGCTTCAAGAATGGAGGCCTGTGA